A genomic window from Shewanella vesiculosa includes:
- a CDS encoding DUF3185 family protein: MNNKIIGIVLVIAGIFLALWGYNIYDSASSQFTRALSGDTPIEAWAGMAGGIICVLIGITKLK; encoded by the coding sequence ATGAATAATAAAATTATCGGAATTGTGCTTGTCATTGCGGGTATTTTTTTAGCTTTGTGGGGCTACAATATTTATGATTCAGCGAGCTCTCAATTTACTAGGGCATTAAGTGGTGATACACCGATAGAAGCATGGGCAGGAATGGCAGGGGGTATCATTTGCGTGTTAATTGGTATCACAAAGCTAAAGTAA
- a CDS encoding YqiJ family protein: MLAFLSAHGNVPFSIALVIVIMLGTFELIAMIAGLSIFSALDNSLSVDIDTDVDMDAETSITGMTGLLGWLCLDRLPLLIWLVLILSSFAIAGYVINFTSLQISAALLPQLITVPIAFIITLISSHFLGNAVANILPKNETSAISVDSLVGCVATITQGRAVKGMPTEAVARDEFQQKHYVLVEPERLGIEFVRGAEVVLLARKGKVWTAAQI, translated from the coding sequence ATGCTGGCATTTTTGAGCGCTCATGGAAATGTGCCTTTTTCAATTGCACTGGTAATAGTGATCATGTTGGGCACGTTTGAGCTTATCGCAATGATTGCTGGTTTAAGCATTTTTAGCGCGTTAGACAACTCGTTATCAGTCGATATTGATACTGATGTCGATATGGATGCTGAAACGTCTATCACCGGCATGACAGGTTTATTGGGCTGGTTGTGCCTTGATCGTTTACCGCTGCTTATTTGGCTGGTGTTGATATTAAGTAGCTTTGCGATTGCAGGCTATGTGATTAACTTTACTAGCTTACAAATCTCAGCAGCACTACTGCCGCAACTTATCACTGTGCCTATCGCGTTTATTATTACGCTTATTTCTAGTCACTTCCTCGGCAATGCTGTTGCCAATATTCTTCCTAAAAATGAAACCTCGGCTATTTCTGTTGACTCTCTTGTCGGTTGCGTCGCAACCATTACTCAGGGGCGTGCAGTTAAAGGCATGCCTACAGAGGCGGTGGCACGTGACGAATTTCAACAAAAACACTATGTATTAGTTGAGCCAGAACGCCTAGGTATTGAATTTGTCCGAGGCGCGGAAGTTGTACTGTTAGCTCGCAAAGGCAAGGTGTGGACGGCTGCACAAATTTAG
- a CDS encoding prolyl oligopeptidase family protein: protein MLKRIIPLCIASAITMAIPVHAEEDKYIWLEDVEGAKPMEWVKQQNSLSATHIKAYPGFDKLVANSLDILNDKARIPYATRIGDYLYNFWKDETHERGIYRRTTLAEYAKAEPKWETVLDIDALGKAEEVNWVFKGIECQYPQNERCFVSLSRGGADAAEVREFDLTTKAFVDSAQKPFLLAEAKSMLSWIDKDTVFVGTDFGDAQSMTDSGYPSVVKLWKRGTPLSAAKLVFRGDKKSVAVSGYVMFDDKTPLNIVTESLTFYTAKHYVYQDSQLVSLPIPEDADLKGYFKGQLYIELKSDLVTSKGTFKQGAIVYTPVDKLIAQKPEFSELVSPTANASISQVAFSQNAIFVTWLDDVKSKLVRYMQNDKGEWQSKPVPFEANGTLSVFDVERDSDDFFVNYTSFLEPASLYRLNGASLKADKIKAMPQQFDANKFVTQQYFVKSKDGTNVPYFVVMAKDIKLDSSNPTLLYGYGGFEVSRLPAYSATIGKNWLEQGGVYVLANIRGGGEYGPAWHQAALKQNRHKAYEDFEAIAEDLIARKITSSKHLGIQGGSNGGLLMGAAFTRRPELYNAVVCQVPLLDMKRYNKLLAGASWMGEYGNPDIPEEWAYIKTYSPYHNLKQGVKYPKVFFTTSTRDDRVHPGHARKMVAKMEDMGIDVLYYENIEGGHAGAADNTQAAQLSSMVYAYLMQQLR, encoded by the coding sequence AACAGCTTAGATATTTTAAACGATAAAGCCCGTATTCCTTATGCAACTCGTATTGGCGATTATTTGTATAACTTTTGGAAAGATGAAACCCACGAGCGTGGCATTTATCGGCGAACTACGTTAGCAGAATATGCTAAAGCCGAACCTAAGTGGGAAACCGTGCTCGATATCGATGCCCTTGGTAAAGCTGAGGAAGTTAATTGGGTTTTCAAAGGTATTGAATGCCAATATCCACAGAACGAGCGCTGTTTTGTTTCATTATCTCGTGGTGGTGCTGACGCTGCTGAAGTGCGCGAATTTGATTTAACAACGAAAGCCTTTGTCGATAGTGCTCAAAAGCCATTTTTGTTGGCCGAAGCAAAGTCGATGCTAAGCTGGATTGATAAAGACACTGTGTTTGTTGGTACTGATTTTGGCGATGCGCAAAGCATGACCGACTCTGGTTACCCAAGTGTGGTTAAATTGTGGAAGCGCGGCACTCCTTTATCTGCCGCTAAATTGGTCTTTAGAGGGGATAAAAAGTCAGTAGCCGTGTCGGGTTATGTGATGTTCGATGATAAAACCCCACTCAATATCGTCACAGAAAGCTTAACCTTCTACACCGCTAAACATTATGTCTATCAAGATAGTCAGTTAGTGTCGCTGCCTATTCCTGAAGATGCCGATTTGAAAGGTTACTTTAAAGGTCAGCTATATATTGAGCTAAAAAGCGATTTAGTCACCTCAAAGGGTACGTTCAAACAAGGTGCCATTGTTTATACACCAGTTGATAAGCTCATTGCGCAAAAACCTGAGTTTAGTGAACTGGTATCGCCAACTGCGAACGCTTCAATTTCACAAGTAGCATTTAGTCAGAATGCTATTTTTGTGACTTGGCTGGATGATGTAAAAAGTAAACTCGTCCGATACATGCAAAACGATAAAGGTGAGTGGCAAAGCAAGCCGGTACCATTTGAAGCCAATGGCACCTTAAGTGTGTTTGATGTAGAACGCGATAGTGATGACTTTTTTGTTAATTACACCAGCTTTTTAGAACCCGCCAGTTTATATCGCTTAAATGGCGCGAGCTTAAAAGCCGATAAAATTAAAGCCATGCCGCAACAATTTGACGCTAATAAATTTGTCACCCAGCAGTACTTTGTTAAGTCAAAAGACGGCACTAATGTACCTTATTTTGTGGTGATGGCTAAAGACATCAAACTCGATAGCAGTAACCCTACATTACTTTACGGTTATGGCGGTTTTGAAGTGTCGCGTTTGCCAGCCTATTCGGCCACTATTGGTAAAAACTGGTTAGAGCAGGGCGGTGTTTATGTACTGGCTAACATTCGTGGTGGTGGTGAATATGGTCCTGCTTGGCACCAAGCAGCATTGAAGCAAAATCGTCATAAAGCGTATGAAGATTTTGAAGCCATTGCCGAAGACCTAATTGCTCGCAAGATTACTTCAAGCAAACATCTTGGTATTCAAGGTGGCAGTAATGGTGGTTTGTTAATGGGAGCTGCCTTTACCCGTCGTCCTGAGCTCTATAACGCAGTCGTGTGCCAAGTGCCATTGTTGGACATGAAGCGTTATAACAAATTACTGGCTGGTGCTAGTTGGATGGGCGAATACGGTAATCCTGATATTCCTGAAGAGTGGGCATACATTAAAACCTATTCTCCATATCATAATTTAAAACAAGGGGTTAAATACCCTAAAGTGTTTTTTACCACCTCAACACGCGACGATCGGGTTCACCCTGGACATGCGCGTAAAATGGTCGCAAAAATGGAAGATATGGGCATAGATGTGTTGTACTACGAAAATATTGAAGGCGGCCATGCTGGCGCGGCCGACAATACCCAAGCCGCTCAGTTAAGCTCAATGGTTTACGCTTACTTAATGCAGCAACTTCGTTAA
- a CDS encoding DUF1499 domain-containing protein, with product MYKQISILTLSMMLLMGCSGTVPTLGINNSQLTPCPNSPNCVNSQQTSADEEHAIAPLYFSGTQQQAQVRLLHILKTAERANIVVVEDDYIRVEFTSQIMRFVDDVEFYFPSTAADKITIHVRSASRIGSSDFGVNRERIEKIRGEFNAFKPQ from the coding sequence ATGTACAAACAGATTTCAATTTTGACACTCAGCATGATGCTGTTAATGGGCTGCTCTGGCACTGTACCGACCTTAGGCATCAATAATAGCCAATTGACACCCTGCCCTAATTCGCCAAACTGCGTTAATAGCCAACAAACCTCAGCAGATGAAGAGCACGCTATCGCACCGCTGTATTTCAGCGGAACCCAGCAGCAAGCACAAGTGCGCCTGTTACACATACTCAAGACTGCAGAGCGTGCCAATATCGTTGTGGTTGAGGACGATTATATTCGCGTAGAGTTTACCTCGCAGATAATGCGCTTTGTCGATGATGTGGAGTTTTACTTCCCATCAACCGCAGCGGATAAAATAACCATACATGTTAGATCAGCTTCGCGTATTGGCAGTTCTGATTTTGGGGTGAATCGTGAGCGAATAGAAAAAATCAGAGGTGAATTTAATGCCTTTAAACCACAATAG
- a CDS encoding glycine cleavage system protein R, translated as MQHKFITTVLGTLQPNLLQSLAQVSREIGASWETSKVIKLDGQFVAMMRVMIDADKETLLKQTLEQKFSQLTFVYAEFESETIHFSQECKLTLDCSDRSGLTHDINEILADLDVSVDHQECYRVQVTSLGKTVYSAKMTLRLPENVTIALLVSQLETLSDNIRIGIED; from the coding sequence ATGCAGCATAAGTTTATTACGACGGTCTTAGGGACTTTACAGCCCAATCTTTTGCAATCACTTGCTCAGGTAAGCCGTGAAATTGGCGCAAGTTGGGAGACCAGTAAAGTCATTAAACTCGATGGGCAATTTGTTGCAATGATGCGGGTGATGATAGATGCAGATAAAGAAACGCTATTAAAACAAACATTAGAGCAGAAGTTTAGCCAACTAACCTTTGTCTATGCTGAATTTGAAAGTGAAACGATACATTTTTCTCAAGAGTGTAAGCTCACTTTAGATTGCAGTGACCGTTCAGGGTTAACTCATGATATTAATGAAATTTTAGCGGATCTTGATGTCAGTGTTGATCACCAAGAATGCTACCGTGTGCAAGTAACCAGTTTAGGCAAAACGGTATATAGTGCCAAGATGACGTTAAGATTACCTGAGAATGTAACCATCGCGTTGTTAGTCTCTCAACTTGAAACCTTAAGCGACAATATTCGCATCGGCATAGAAGACTAA
- a CDS encoding flavin reductase family protein — translation MSTDNRYFYEPSKGHGLPHNPLNAIIGPRPIGWISSRNAQGQRNLAPYSFFNCFNYDPPIIGFASVGWKDSVANIVETGEFVWNLTTRNLAVQMNQTSAALPHGTDEFEFAGLTPIAGNIVKADLIAQSPVSFECKLSQCIQLTAANGDKIDSWLVLGEVVAVHIDKHLLSAEGIYQTALADPVFRAGGPSTYYGIAEELRFDLHRPTV, via the coding sequence ATGAGTACTGATAACCGCTACTTTTATGAACCAAGCAAAGGCCATGGTCTGCCACATAATCCACTCAATGCCATTATAGGCCCGCGACCAATAGGGTGGATTTCTTCTCGTAATGCTCAGGGCCAACGCAACCTTGCACCTTATAGCTTCTTTAACTGTTTTAACTATGATCCGCCAATTATCGGTTTTGCCAGTGTTGGCTGGAAAGACAGCGTGGCTAATATCGTTGAAACTGGCGAATTTGTGTGGAACCTCACTACCCGTAACCTAGCAGTACAAATGAATCAAACATCTGCCGCACTTCCTCATGGTACTGATGAATTTGAATTTGCCGGATTAACGCCAATAGCAGGTAATATTGTTAAGGCCGATCTTATTGCACAAAGTCCTGTTAGCTTCGAATGTAAACTGTCGCAATGCATCCAACTAACGGCAGCAAATGGTGACAAAATTGATAGCTGGTTAGTGCTCGGAGAGGTTGTGGCAGTGCACATTGACAAGCACTTACTCAGCGCTGAAGGTATCTACCAAACCGCATTAGCAGATCCGGTATTTAGAGCCGGCGGCCCATCGACTTATTATGGTATTGCTGAAGAATTACGCTTTGATTTGCACCGTCCAACGGTGTAA
- a CDS encoding sulfite exporter TauE/SafE family protein: MLTDPLFWLVAIPAVLITGMSKSGFAGGAGGLTVPLLALAISPATAAAVMLPLLVYMDFLSVRSWWGKQNTAQLWILLPAAIVGIVVAYLLFDQLNEQYLRGILGVISLGFGIYGLTLGEWSQRKPSALIGRMCGTIAGFTSFVAHAGGPPLNAYLIPLRLAKTEYLGTAVVFFCGDKFS, translated from the coding sequence GTGTTAACAGATCCATTATTTTGGTTAGTGGCTATTCCAGCAGTATTAATCACAGGTATGTCAAAATCAGGTTTTGCTGGCGGTGCTGGCGGGTTAACAGTGCCGTTATTAGCATTAGCGATTAGCCCCGCAACCGCTGCGGCAGTGATGCTACCCTTGCTCGTTTATATGGACTTTTTAAGTGTACGCTCGTGGTGGGGGAAACAAAATACAGCACAACTGTGGATTTTATTGCCTGCTGCTATCGTTGGTATTGTGGTGGCTTATCTATTATTTGATCAACTTAATGAACAATACTTACGCGGTATACTTGGCGTGATTTCATTAGGGTTTGGCATCTACGGCCTCACATTAGGTGAATGGTCACAACGAAAACCATCCGCGCTAATTGGTAGAATGTGCGGCACCATTGCAGGCTTTACCAGCTTTGTTGCCCATGCGGGAGGACCACCATTAAATGCCTATCTGATCCCACTGCGTTTAGCTAAAACAGAATACTTGGGAACTGCCGTAGTGTTTTTTTGCGGTGATAAATTTAGTTAA
- a CDS encoding flotillin family protein, with product METLTSFDSGSSFILLIAGLVILGLIVIGLIFAKLYKRASKEMAFVRTGFGGEKIIKDGGAIVLPVLHETISVNMNTLRIEVEKNQKDALITKDRMRVDVKADFYLRVAPNAEGISMAAQTLGTRTNRVEELKKLMESKFVDVLRTVAAEMTMTEMHEQRADFVQRVQNNVANDLEKNGLELESVSLTGFDQTDLQFFNENNAFDAEGRARLAKIIEEKRKETNDIQQENRIKIEQRNLEAEKESLEIEKSEEEARLAQQQSLEFKRADQKAEIIKQKENKAREEREAEIAKERAIETAEIEKTKDIETREIEKYKSIEQSRIQQQRDIEVSEQDKRIAVAAKSEEESAARARAAEAEKTKVEKEEAVITARQTAEANRRKDIEVIDARKEAERDAVGVTVRAESEKIAAEDRASAILIEARASADAKMLKASADEKIYAVEAAGKRAQYEAENVLSNEQIALQRSLAILKALPEIVAQAVKPLENIEGIKILQGYGMGNQFGNGESNPSQGGIAEQVTTAALNYRANAPVVDAMLRELGLVNAESGNLNDLLTGNNTLTSEAINAIQSAKTDFSVDEVAPGVNPAQ from the coding sequence ATGGAAACCTTAACAAGCTTTGATTCTGGAAGCAGCTTTATCTTATTAATTGCAGGCCTAGTTATATTAGGTTTGATTGTAATAGGACTGATTTTTGCCAAACTGTATAAACGCGCCAGCAAAGAAATGGCATTTGTGCGAACAGGCTTTGGCGGTGAGAAAATCATTAAAGATGGTGGCGCAATTGTGCTGCCAGTGCTGCACGAAACGATTTCGGTCAACATGAATACTCTGCGTATTGAAGTTGAAAAAAACCAGAAAGATGCCTTGATCACCAAAGACAGAATGCGTGTGGATGTAAAAGCCGACTTTTATTTACGAGTCGCGCCGAATGCCGAAGGGATTTCTATGGCGGCACAAACGCTAGGCACTCGTACTAATCGTGTTGAAGAACTCAAAAAATTAATGGAATCAAAGTTTGTCGACGTATTACGTACTGTGGCAGCCGAAATGACCATGACCGAAATGCACGAGCAGCGCGCTGACTTTGTTCAGCGAGTGCAGAATAATGTCGCCAACGATCTTGAGAAAAACGGTTTAGAACTCGAATCTGTTTCACTGACGGGTTTTGATCAAACTGACTTGCAATTCTTTAATGAAAATAATGCATTTGATGCCGAAGGTCGGGCACGTCTAGCTAAAATCATTGAAGAAAAACGTAAAGAAACCAACGATATCCAACAAGAAAACCGCATTAAAATTGAACAGCGTAATCTTGAAGCAGAAAAAGAATCGTTAGAGATTGAAAAGTCAGAAGAAGAAGCACGCCTCGCGCAGCAGCAGTCACTTGAATTTAAACGTGCCGATCAAAAAGCTGAAATCATTAAACAAAAAGAAAACAAAGCCCGCGAAGAGCGTGAAGCCGAAATTGCTAAAGAGCGCGCAATTGAAACCGCTGAAATTGAAAAAACCAAAGACATCGAAACCCGTGAAATTGAAAAATATAAGTCTATTGAACAATCACGCATTCAGCAGCAACGCGATATCGAAGTATCAGAACAAGACAAACGCATTGCCGTAGCCGCTAAGTCAGAAGAAGAGTCTGCTGCCCGTGCTCGCGCCGCAGAAGCGGAAAAAACTAAGGTTGAAAAAGAAGAAGCAGTGATAACTGCGCGCCAAACTGCTGAAGCTAATCGTCGTAAAGACATCGAAGTTATTGACGCCCGCAAAGAAGCTGAGCGCGACGCAGTGGGTGTTACTGTTAGAGCGGAATCAGAAAAAATTGCCGCGGAAGATAGAGCGAGTGCCATTTTAATTGAAGCGCGTGCCAGTGCAGACGCTAAGATGCTCAAAGCCTCAGCCGATGAGAAAATCTATGCAGTAGAAGCGGCTGGTAAGCGGGCGCAGTACGAAGCTGAAAACGTACTGAGCAACGAACAAATTGCCTTACAAAGATCATTAGCGATATTAAAAGCCTTACCTGAAATTGTCGCACAAGCGGTTAAACCACTGGAAAACATTGAAGGCATTAAGATTTTACAAGGCTATGGTATGGGTAATCAGTTTGGTAATGGTGAGAGTAACCCATCGCAAGGTGGTATTGCTGAGCAAGTGACAACCGCGGCATTAAATTATCGTGCCAATGCGCCTGTTGTCGATGCCATGCTGCGCGAGTTGGGGCTAGTTAATGCAGAGTCAGGTAATTTAAACGACCTACTGACAGGCAATAATACACTGACATCTGAAGCGATTAATGCCATTCAATCGGCCAAAACAGACTTTAGTGTCGATGAAGTTGCCCCTGGGGTTAATCCAGCCCAATAA
- a CDS encoding GPR1/FUN34/YaaH family transporter: protein MVTKLANPAPLGLMGFGMTTILLNIHNAGYFPIDSMILAMGIFYGGIGQVIVGIMCFMRGDTFGTTAFTSYGLFWLTLVGIILMPNMGVAASPAHFMGWYLTLWGTFTAFMFVGSLRYPRAKQVIFGSLTILFFLLAARDFTDNALLGTIAGFEGIFCGASAIYFAMAQVLNAEYGRTILPVGELTHTPKVRLNSIKV from the coding sequence ATGGTTACAAAATTAGCGAATCCTGCACCATTAGGATTAATGGGCTTTGGCATGACCACCATACTGCTCAACATTCATAATGCTGGCTATTTCCCCATTGACTCGATGATCCTCGCAATGGGGATCTTTTACGGAGGCATTGGCCAAGTGATTGTCGGCATAATGTGCTTTATGCGGGGCGATACCTTTGGTACTACGGCATTTACCTCATACGGCTTATTTTGGTTAACCTTAGTGGGGATTATTTTAATGCCTAATATGGGGGTAGCGGCCAGTCCAGCACACTTTATGGGCTGGTATTTAACCCTGTGGGGCACATTTACAGCCTTTATGTTTGTGGGTTCGTTACGCTACCCTCGAGCAAAACAAGTAATATTTGGCTCATTAACCATATTGTTTTTCTTACTGGCTGCGCGCGATTTTACTGATAATGCATTGCTTGGCACTATTGCCGGATTTGAAGGTATTTTCTGTGGTGCAAGCGCTATTTACTTTGCGATGGCGCAAGTGTTGAATGCCGAATACGGGCGTACTATTTTGCCCGTTGGTGAGTTAACGCACACCCCAAAAGTAAGGTTAAATTCGATAAAAGTATAA
- a CDS encoding helix-turn-helix domain-containing protein, whose amino-acid sequence MQLGHCRFDSDKGELINQESGLVWSLPRAELHVLRLLVEYQGKVVAKPILESGHKDGSHLSSASVARAIFTLRSFLGPQHETLIETVKGQGYLLRHHRARKETRYQRRRFTIKSLPVLLVVISLFSVLLLSLWWFNRLGPSISPTMPLSIDTVTLDSGQQVEMILYSPSNTNNELLIAQGQLLTQSLLHCHETVWNKVFLSLSHDKQVLNITFRGDYFGQSIIRNIKISDLRQPKRFINPEWLKQVSICDSSPVQIASSHQSWRR is encoded by the coding sequence ATGCAATTGGGCCATTGCAGGTTTGATAGCGATAAAGGTGAGCTGATCAATCAGGAAAGTGGTCTGGTGTGGTCTCTTCCCAGAGCAGAGTTACATGTACTGAGATTATTAGTCGAGTATCAAGGCAAAGTCGTTGCTAAACCTATATTAGAGTCTGGCCATAAAGACGGTTCACATCTTAGTTCAGCGTCTGTTGCCAGAGCTATTTTTACATTGCGCTCATTTCTTGGGCCGCAACATGAAACGCTTATTGAGACAGTAAAAGGCCAAGGTTATTTGCTCAGGCATCACCGTGCCCGCAAAGAAACCCGTTACCAACGAAGACGTTTTACCATCAAATCTTTACCAGTATTGCTGGTGGTCATAAGCCTTTTTAGTGTATTGCTGCTTAGTCTATGGTGGTTTAATCGGCTTGGGCCCTCAATCAGTCCGACTATGCCGCTGAGTATCGACACGGTAACCTTGGATTCTGGTCAGCAAGTTGAAATGATTTTATATTCGCCCTCAAACACTAATAATGAGTTGTTGATTGCTCAAGGGCAGCTGCTCACTCAGAGTCTATTACATTGTCATGAGACAGTATGGAATAAAGTCTTTCTATCTTTATCTCACGATAAGCAGGTACTGAATATTACCTTCAGAGGCGACTATTTTGGCCAGTCGATTATTCGTAACATCAAAATTAGCGATTTGCGCCAACCCAAGCGTTTTATCAATCCAGAGTGGCTTAAACAGGTGAGTATTTGTGATTCGTCACCAGTCCAGATCGCCTCTTCGCATCAATCTTGGAGGCGTTAG
- a CDS encoding nuclear transport factor 2 family protein translates to MKKIYLVLLALVSMSSVADDGGLADQMKALDTAVFDSFNHCENPEELQKHASYFATDVEFYHDNGGVTWDRDTMIANTKNNACGHYTRKLVEGSFNVHPIKDFGAITEGEHIFCHNKTNQCEGKADFVMVWRKVDDKWQITRVLSYGHRENK, encoded by the coding sequence ATGAAAAAAATCTACTTAGTGTTATTAGCCTTGGTTTCGATGTCATCGGTTGCAGATGATGGCGGCTTAGCTGACCAAATGAAAGCGCTTGATACAGCGGTGTTTGACTCATTTAATCATTGTGAAAACCCTGAAGAACTGCAGAAACATGCGAGCTACTTTGCCACTGATGTCGAGTTTTATCATGATAATGGCGGAGTAACCTGGGATCGTGACACCATGATCGCCAATACGAAAAATAATGCCTGTGGCCATTACACTCGAAAGCTGGTTGAGGGCTCTTTTAACGTCCACCCGATTAAAGATTTTGGGGCGATTACCGAAGGGGAACATATCTTTTGTCACAATAAAACCAACCAATGCGAAGGTAAAGCTGACTTTGTCATGGTTTGGCGTAAAGTAGACGACAAATGGCAAATAACTCGAGTATTAAGTTACGGTCACCGTGAAAATAAATAA
- a CDS encoding cytochrome C yields the protein MSINRRQALTKIIGLSTAAAGATLLGTSAFAATDADGNYRLALGEKLKYAPLDAMATAKLAYETGGGCMHQVFHAIVTMLAVSASIDADKFATIPTALAGYGWAGVVGQGTLCGNLNAAGMLINILDDINGQNNAIIGASFRYYETNDLPLSSAEFIAGIGSTAEKSLEVGATSIANSPLCHSSISNWSAASGKPFALKGERCKRLSATMAYYIVDLLNRAHGGEDISVLAEAKPSATTQACQSCHGVTETMGSAASVKSDMECTTCHTGHYN from the coding sequence ATGAGCATAAATCGACGTCAAGCATTAACAAAAATAATTGGATTAAGCACTGCCGCAGCCGGGGCAACCCTCTTAGGTACATCAGCATTTGCTGCTACAGATGCAGATGGAAACTACCGTTTAGCGTTAGGAGAAAAACTCAAATATGCACCGTTAGATGCCATGGCTACTGCCAAGCTAGCCTATGAAACTGGCGGCGGTTGTATGCACCAAGTCTTTCACGCCATTGTGACTATGCTCGCGGTATCGGCCAGTATTGATGCTGACAAGTTTGCGACTATCCCAACAGCATTAGCCGGCTACGGTTGGGCTGGCGTGGTAGGCCAAGGTACTCTTTGCGGTAACTTAAATGCAGCAGGCATGCTGATCAACATTCTTGATGATATTAATGGCCAAAACAACGCGATTATTGGGGCTTCATTCCGTTACTATGAAACCAACGATTTGCCTTTATCTTCAGCTGAGTTCATTGCAGGGATAGGCTCTACAGCCGAAAAATCATTAGAAGTGGGGGCAACATCTATTGCTAACAGCCCATTGTGCCATTCATCCATTAGTAATTGGTCTGCGGCATCAGGAAAGCCTTTCGCATTAAAAGGTGAACGCTGTAAACGCCTATCTGCCACTATGGCTTATTACATTGTCGATCTATTGAATCGAGCTCATGGCGGCGAGGATATTTCGGTATTAGCAGAAGCGAAACCATCGGCGACAACCCAAGCATGTCAATCATGCCATGGTGTCACCGAAACGATGGGCTCTGCTGCCAGTGTGAAAAGCGACATGGAATGCACGACCTGCCATACCGGACATTACAATTAA